In Sesamum indicum cultivar Zhongzhi No. 13 linkage group LG1, S_indicum_v1.0, whole genome shotgun sequence, the sequence TAATAGAAGAGCAGAGTCACATACTAGAAAACAGAAATGTTTAATACTACATACATCAAAGAGCTAACAAGAATTGATaagagagaaaacaaaagagcTAGCAAGTAAAGCCTTAGCAGAAATAGTTTCTATTTACTCCCAGTGATGAAATATGTTGGAATTCAAACATGATTGCAAGATTTCAAACTGTTGCTctctttgttcttgtttgcTGGATGATACTTAAAAATCCATTTCCAGACCTTGTGGCTACTGCTACCCCTTTTCAATCCTCTTTCATTCACCGTGATCCGGCAAGAGCCACCACCATTCCCTAAAACCCCATTACTTTTCATATTTGCAAGACTTCCTCCAGTCTCAAAACTCTCACTTTTGAAGCTAACACCATGATCAGAAGCTCCACTGATTCTAGCAGCAGATAGTTCTTGCTTCGATTCAGACGACAAATCAAGCTTCAAATCAATGAAAGCAGACTCATCCATGGCGCTGAAATCACTTTCCTTGGCTGGAAAAACACTCCTGTGAACTCTATCAAGATCAATGAGAGTTTGGCCGCCACCCCTTCTACCCCCTTTGAAATCAACACCATTGTCAGCATCAAAAAAGCCTCTAAAACCACTTTTTCTCGGTTCAGATTCGCTGTAGAACCCACATTGCTTATCAGAATCAAGAAAGATCCCACTAGTTACATCAGAAATCTTGGCACTAGAGAAGCGATATTCACTGCCTTCATCAAGATCGTTGTGCCCACCACCACCCCTGAAACTGCAGAGTGATCTAGACCTAGACACACCCATAACATCAGAAACCCAAATCTCACTTTTCTCATCAGAAAATTCACCGTTTTTCTCAGACcccttgtttcttttcttcttgaataaCCTCTTAATCCTCCAAAAACCATTGCTTTTCTTGACCTCCACACAGCTGCTGCTGCTCCTCCTGAGAAATATGACTTGTTCCGCCTTCTCTTCTCCTCTTTTAGACTTGGGATTTGGATTGTTACTTTGTTGGGAATCAATCTTCTCATTCTCTATCAGAAATGAGACCCGGCCAACACTCCCCACTTCCATCGTGCTACAAGAATTGCGATACGAAGAGGAGACATCAGAGCAAGAGCAGGAAGAAAGACGCTGCTCCCCACACTCGGAGCAAACCAGTTTCACAAGCCTGTCTTTGAGGCAGTAAGCGCAGATTCCCACAGACGATGAACTCGGGTGTTTCTTGCATGGGATTTCTGATGCGGCTGAGaagttgaattctgagaaatcGTTGTTAAAAGCTTCCACAGCTTTGCCTCTCTCTTTCATGGCTACCTGAGAAAACTGAAACTGCTATGTGTTGAATGACAGGAAAAATCTGAAGTGCAAAAGAGGTAATTTAATGGGGTTAGGCCCTCAGCAGAAAAAAAGGGGTTGTTGTAGGCTTTTGATAGAGTTTGGCAGAGAGAAAAGTTGGAGCTTTGTCAATGATAAAGAATGAACGACAGCATAGCACGCAGAGCAGAAGGGAGACTTTTTTAGaaggcaaaaaagaaaaaagtggagTGAACTTTACGTTTTTCTTTCCAAGAAAACAGTGTTTATTACAGAGGAGGAGGAGTGATTGAAAATGCAACGCACACCGCGGCTCTATCTCCTTCTGCAGCAGGTATCATTGCGTGTGGGGGTGGGATGTGGAGGGAGGGGTGTGAGAATTCAtgaattgattgaaaattcaGAAACACACTGTGTCACTGTGAGTGTGAGGTTGAGTAAAGGGATGAATGGAGCTGTTCTATAAATTTGGTGGTGGCTGTTCAAAAAGTCTGATCAGTGATCAGTTCCTGTGGGGCGTCCATCAATCACTCTCTTCTAGCTCCTGTCTCCCCCAACATTTTTTTCCAAGATTttgttttcctctttcttcacACAATGCTATAAGTTAGAAAATTcctacattttatatttttttttttgcagtttcatttgaatttttgagctaagattttgatttttgatgaTTTGCAATTTGACAATTCATTTACATTATACTTATGTTACGGGTTTATTGCATGAAAGAATAAActgtttttcttcattttagacgataattatttgttttgtagcttattttcttgttctttcttaATTCGAAAGTCCAAAGTCAAGTTTTTGAAagtaatattaacaaattttatttctgaCCTTATACGTTCATATTTTCACTAATAttcgttatattttttagtacgACATCTTACATTTTAAACTTTATCGTATATGTTTActttattaactaattaagccatcgaataattttaaacttatgataaaataagaaatggCATTTTAAAAGAATCAATATCCAACAAAGATTTAAGCTTTACCCAAACAATCTACAGTCTACAATAAACATCTAATCTTGATGAAATGAATCAAATTATGTGTATGGCCGTATTCAAATTGCACCATGCATGTGCTTGTCAAGGGCCATGAACGTTGGCACCCAAGGAGAGAAGTGGCAATAAGAGAAGGTTCAAGAATGGATGGAACACATAAAAGTGCCTCTCCCCCTTCTTGTGgtaaataaatagtaagcattgattgtatttttagttctcTAATTATATCATCCGCCACTTTAGCTCTTTAAGTTGTtagaattgtaatttaattatttatatttttttatttttataatttaaggataaatctggttagaatttttaaaattgattagaaAAGTGGCACGTGCAAATCATATACCAGTTAAAAATTCGAAAAATTAGGTTATTGGTTGATGTTTTATGATGTGGCAAGAGTAGACTACTTTTTACTATGACAAAGTCTGCTCTTGCCATGTCATATAAAATCAGctaataatatcatttttcttgatttttaatcGGTACATGATTTGTATATGCTATTTTTTCAgtcaattttgtatttaattcgaaagaataaaaaatataaatgattatattacagTTCTAACAatagattaaaatatcaaataattataattacatgattggaaatgcaattaaacctaaatattaattattgctcttttcttgaaatatgataaattgGTTTTTAACAATACTTcaactatacatttttatactttataaaatgtaaatgTTATTGTAGTAAATGTTTGTACATATTTGGATCAAGACAAGGTTATTTTTGTAACATGAGAGGCAAAACATAATTTGCGacgtatatttttaaatcgtatgaaaaaaaattgaaataaaataaaaaccactGAAATTTTCATCGATAAGGATGTCacgttatattattatgactATAACTAGAATTTGCAACAACAATTAGCATGTTGTGAAAGTTATTGAAAGACATTATATGCAGTTGTAGTCCTAACAAATTTATGtgtatgtaattaatttacatcgaaaacaatattttatatcaaaatagctaaatttgaataaaaaaaaataaaaaggagagAAACCATGAGTTTATAAATTGTTAGTAACGACAAGTGAAACTATTtttcgaaaatatttttcaaaaactttttttttactttcatcgtctttttttatatttcgaaaataaaaaaagaaaaaaagtattacACGATtgccaataaataataaaaaagaattaaccaAAGCCTATGCAAACTCGTACTTcgattaattcataatatactTGATACTTTGGTcacatacattttattttttaaatatatatatataagttatttaagtatttataatatactttgTAGCGTTTTAGGAGGCTGGAAGACGAAGGTTGAATGGGCAGGCAGGCACCGCATGTCCGGAATTAGGAGATGATGGGCAGGGCACACGGGAACATCATTCTACAGTAGTATTAGTATTCTGGTGTGTAGcttggtgatgatgatgacaaGACAATGATGATGCCGACACTAATTTTTGAACACTGAATTTacttgtgataacaatgattatGTTCCCTAAtctttgtttatataatattcCCATGAGGAGGCGGAGGGTCATACATCTCTCGCAAAACATCGACTCAAACAACAAATTTGTGATCGATTGTGGGCATGATTAAGTTACATGTTACCAACAACACTTGTTTGATCAACCCTGCAAAACATAGCAACATGCATGCCTCTTCTTTCAAGTTTTGTCCCCATCCCTTAATTCTCCCAACATCTCATCATTCCAGATCTAACACCCACCTTATCCTTTTTCACCCCTTCCCCTGCAGCCAGCCTGTGCTCGTGCTCGGGGAGAATTTTGGGGAGATCACGATGTGGTTTTCGTACATGTAGCTACCATTTTTATTTCGTATGTTGTGTCAcatgtataataatttattaggttgaatttaattgtcaatttttatttggtgATCGACGCTCATATTATCTGTTATGTCCAAGATTTATGAGCTCATTGGGCATGGGAAAACTATTGGgttgtacttttttttattttatcataattatttatgttggatgaagtattacattgatgtattAATCCatagatataataaatagtattaattcattttatctattttacaatatatatatattctgttTTAATTAGGGTTGTCTAGCTCGAGCCTTACGAAGGTTTGATAAGAACTTTTCATCTTACAAGCTTCTGGTAAAatgcttaatatttaatttacaattataacacacacatatatttaaaaaaaaagtaaaaatgaaaacacgaCACGGATAAGATTTTAATTCAAacgaataaatttaattaattgaaatatttaataggACTggattcaaatataaattcatgtggatcaatatatatacatatatttagtatataatattatttgaatttgaatgtgTATTGTGGATATGATTGTGGGTGTCGACcaatttcatttcaaatataaaaaagggcAAACAATTAATGTAGATTTTGTTCTGAGCAGTTAAAACTGAAGAAAAGGGGAGTAGCTCTAATGCGACTTTAGTTTATTTCAGGAAATCCACAGCAACACAAACGCTTCATGAAAAGATAATGAATCTCCTCAAACTCAATCTTTACTCCCACGTCCGCCCCCGCCCCCGCCCCCACCACTACCATCGTCGCCACCATCTGAAGCTCCGGCAATCGTCCCTCTTCCTCTTTTTCCCCTTCCATGAACAAAGCCTCAGACTTTCAGCATCCTGTGCCACTCCCCTATACTCTTTTGCCAAGTACGCCAGGACTTCAAAGGTTAACAATGCGGCAACATCTTTTTCGATTGACAATAATGAAGAGGAAGAAACTGAAGATTTTGAGGAATACTTAGCCGAAGATGGGGAGGTGTATCAGAAGACCTTAAGATTGGTGGAGTGTGCAATGTTTGCTGCTGTTTCTGGGTTGGCCTTTCTTTTGAGTAATTCTCTAGCCATTGAGGTAtttctgtttctctttttccttagtcccatttattatttttggagtgATTATTAGAATTTTGGCCTATCTTCCAATTTGAGTCTATTAATGATTGTGTCTAATAAGAGTGAATTTTGGAGTTCTGTTACGACCTAGGTGATTTGAAGATTTTCCAATGTGTGATTTTGGGTCATTATCTGTagaataaagaagaaattcttgttTTCTATGTTGTTCTTGATTACTTATATCAGTTGGAGCGCGCAAGCATGTGGATTTTTTCGCTTCAATTGACTTTTTCTTGTGGTTTTCTTGGTTATTGCTGAATAAGGTTGAAAAGGTTGGGGTGGAGTTATAAGGCATGTCAGAGGAAAGAAAGTGCTTGAACTTATATCAACCAGTTGGATGAATCATTCTTTTATCCCCACAAGGTAGAGTAAACATAATAGTATAAAGCGGTGGTTCTCTAACAATTTTTCGGTTAATCTGAAGGAAGAGTATACATAGTTTTAGATTTTGTTCTGAGCTACACACGATCAATTAGTTCTAACACTCGACATCATAGTGTGGACAATCAAGGGAAGATGGAGGTGCTATGATTAAGGACGCGATAAACTATCTCTGGGTTAAATAGAGATTTACGTTTCCTAGATGATGTTTTTTACCACTGTCAAGCACTTTTAGCATACAAATCTAATCATACCTCTTGAATATTTATCATAGCTATTGATTATGCTTATCACTAATCCATAAGACTGAGATGCATTAAACCAAAAGTTAACGAAGATAATAATCATTGCAAGTAAatggttattttttataagtataatcAATACAGCGTTCTGTTACAAGAGCTGTCTTCAATCACTTATGTACATGTGTGATTGCTTTCCACAGAAATACTTTGCCTGTTTCTTTGCTTTGCCAATTGTGCTGTCCACTATGAGATGGGGTATTGCAGCTGGCAGGAAAACAATGGTGTGCTCCCTAAGTATTGGTGTCATATTATACTTCTTTCCTTTAAGAGTTTTATGCAGATAATGCAGTTGTCATGttcctctttgttcttgtTCAGGTGGCAACTGCTGTCTTATTGTTTGTCTTATCTGGTCCAGTGAAAGCAATTACCTATTTGGTGAGTTCTATTAACATCTTATGAAATGTATATTTGCTCTTGCTTGTGAATCTGACCAATGCTCTTGTGTTCAACCTCCATTCTTTCGGAATCCTGATTGCCTGCATGTGCAAGGGAGCATGCAGAAGGGCTTCTAATGTGACTTCGACTTGGTGATTTCTCTAAGTGATAAGTTAGTCGTAGGAAAGAGGGACAAACTATATCTCTCTTCAGGGGATCTGCTCCTGCCTgcaaattgaaattgattgtGCTTCTTTATACTTTTAAGTAACAGCACAGAGTCAAACAAACAGCAAGAGGACCTATCATGAGTTTGCTGCCATTTCTGTTCCATTTACATAATAAGCATACAAAATTAGTTGCTTGCTGGATTTGAGAAGGAAACCTGTGCAATTCAGCACTAATTCTTGAACATTTTAGCATactgtttatatattatattaatagcTTTCAGTCCTGTATTTCATGGCCTACACTAAGCTTAAAGCAGAAACTGATTTGCACTTATAATCTTGGCCAGTTATTGCATGGTTTGCTTGGGTTTGCCATGGGCACTATTTGGAGGTAAGATCACTGTAATTAACAGGACTAACTGGCGCggtttatcttttttctttctccctcTGCGGGAGTAAAAACAACCATCAAGCATCTTTTAAGTTTTCGTTTTATTTATTCTGTATTTAGGTTTCGTGGCAATGCAAGATGGGGAGCCATATTAAAACACCATTatccattttctcttttttttaaaacaaaaaaattattggggTTGTGTGCTTGTGAAATCCACTTGAGGACCTCCTAATATTCTGTAGTTGTTATCTCTGGAAATATTAGcatcctcttctttctctATGTAGTTTAAACTGACCTATTTTCTGAATAGTTAAGTTAATGGAAAGAGTCTTCGAATCACATGTTGTCTGTCCTTGTCAGGTTAAAGGCAAGTTGGGCTGCCTCAGTCTTCTTGTGCGCAATTGTACTATTTCCTCCCTTAATTCTCCTTCCATCACTAAATACATGCATCCACTGAGTGTGGCTGAAACTATAAGTGACTGTGATTTGCAGGTTCGAGCTACAGGAGCTCTTGGTAATGTTGTAATTGCCTCATATTTAATTGGAGAAAATATACTGGCATTGGTAAATCCCAATCCTTCATTTTCAGGTTTTCGTTCTCCATACTATTGTTCCAAATCCccattatcaaaatattatgtttacaGAGTTTATCTTTTGGCTTGTAGATCACTATAAATGTTCATGCCCTTGTCACATACATCCTCTCATCCATGGGCATCATTGCAGTTCCatcaatgaattttatatacttcatTTTCGGGTTTCTGGTACATTCGATTAATCAGTTTCTCGCTATGTATTCATGTTGTTGCATAAGAAATAGTGTCCCTTTAACACTTTCTCCGCTGCTTGACAGCTTTTGCTCAACTGTGGCTTCTTCGTGTTCTTGCTACATCTATTATACGCCATATTCTTCACAAGACTTGGAATGAAGGCTTCACTTAGACTACCGAAATGGCTCGAGGCTGCAATATGATCGAACTTTAAAACTATCACAGAAAGAACCATTTTTCGTCCATATCCCACCCCACAATATGCAGATGGAAGGAGCCCGCAATGCCCGAGGGATTACCCTCGTCGATTTTGCCTTGTCAGCATGTATTTGAAGCTAAATGCTAGGGATGCATAGATAAGATGCAAGGGATAGGATGGAGATTATGTTAACTCAGTTGCATTCTGCTGTTGTAAATGCTGATAGTTAATTAGTGTAGTAGCAAAGCGACATTGAAGTCTAAAGATGCCTCTCTTGGGAGAGAAAATGCCTTTTCCCTTTGTATATCTCTGGTCTGAGTAGCTtaagttataataaaagtcttcCGCCTTAAAGACAATCTCAAACAAAGGTACTGAAACATTGCTGGTGATGAGCATCAATTAGGagacaaaaacaaacttcATATAAACACAACAAAATGT encodes:
- the LOC105161520 gene encoding uncharacterized protein LOC105161520 isoform X2; the encoded protein is MNLLKLNLYSHVRPRPRPHHYHRRHHLKLRQSSLFLFFPFHEQSLRLSASCATPLYSFAKYARTSKVNNAATSFSIDNNEEEETEDFEEYLAEDGEVYQKTLRLVECAMFAAVSGLAFLLSNSLAIEVATAVLLFVLSGPVKAITYLLLHGLLGFAMGTIWRLKASWAASVFLCAIVRATGALGNVVIASYLIGENILALITINVHALVTYILSSMGIIAVPSMNFIYFIFGFLLLLNCGFFVFLLHLLYAIFFTRLGMKASLRLPKWLEAAI
- the LOC105161520 gene encoding uncharacterized protein LOC105161520 isoform X1; this translates as MNLLKLNLYSHVRPRPRPHHYHRRHHLKLRQSSLFLFFPFHEQSLRLSASCATPLYSFAKYARTSKVNNAATSFSIDNNEEEETEDFEEYLAEDGEVYQKTLRLVECAMFAAVSGLAFLLSNSLAIEKYFACFFALPIVLSTMRWGIAAGRKTMVATAVLLFVLSGPVKAITYLLLHGLLGFAMGTIWRLKASWAASVFLCAIVRATGALGNVVIASYLIGENILALITINVHALVTYILSSMGIIAVPSMNFIYFIFGFLLLLNCGFFVFLLHLLYAIFFTRLGMKASLRLPKWLEAAI
- the LOC105162245 gene encoding uncharacterized protein LOC105162245; this translates as MKERGKAVEAFNNDFSEFNFSAASEIPCKKHPSSSSVGICAYCLKDRLVKLVCSECGEQRLSSCSCSDVSSSYRNSCSTMEVGSVGRVSFLIENEKIDSQQSNNPNPKSKRGEEKAEQVIFLRRSSSSCVEVKKSNGFWRIKRLFKKKRNKGSEKNGEFSDEKSEIWVSDVMGVSRSRSLCSFRGGGGHNDLDEGSEYRFSSAKISDVTSGIFLDSDKQCGFYSESEPRKSGFRGFFDADNGVDFKGGRRGGGQTLIDLDRVHRSVFPAKESDFSAMDESAFIDLKLDLSSESKQELSAARISGASDHGVSFKSESFETGGSLANMKSNGVLGNGGGSCRITVNERGLKRGSSSHKVWKWIFKYHPANKNKESNSLKSCNHV